The genomic region GCACGGGCAGACCGCGGGCCAGCGCCTCGGTGACGACCATCCCGTACGTCTCGCCCCGCGACGGCAGCACGAGCAGGTCGGCGGCGGCGTACGCGGCGTCGAGCGCCGCACCGGTCAGCGGACCGGCCAGCCGTACCCGTTCCGCCAGCCCGGCGCCGGCGAGCCGGTCGCGCAGCCGGCGCACCAGCTCGGGTTCCCTGGTCAGCGTGCCGGCGCAGACGAGCGTCCAGGGCATCTCAGCCAGTACGCACAGGGCGTCGACGAGCACGTCGTGGCCCTTGTGGCGGGTGACCGCGGCGACGCAGAGCAGCCGGCCACCGGCTGCGCTGCCGGGGGGCGCCGGTGGTGCGGGCGTCACCCCCGGAGGCGCGACCCGGACGCGGTCGGCGGACAACCAGTGGCGGGCCAGCAGGCGGCGGCGGGTCCACTCGCTCGTGGTGACGACGGCTCGCGCGGTGGCCAGCGCCCGGCCCTCGGCCTCGTCGTTGAGCGGCATGTGCACAAGCACCACGAGGCGCAGCCGGTGAGCCTGCGGGGCGAGCAGGTCCGGCACGGTCGAGGCGATGAGGCCGTCGACGAGCA from Micromonospora lupini harbors:
- a CDS encoding glycosyltransferase family 4 protein: MHVVLPGDIDDPATPSGGNTYDRRVCAGLGESGWVVREHPTPGAWPQPDPVDRAALARLLAALPDDAVVLVDGLIASTVPDLLAPQAHRLRLVVLVHMPLNDEAEGRALATARAVVTTSEWTRRRLLARHWLSADRVRVAPPGVTPAPPAPPGSAAGGRLLCVAAVTRHKGHDVLVDALCVLAEMPWTLVCAGTLTREPELVRRLRDRLAGAGLAERVRLAGPLTGAALDAAYAAADLLVLPSRGETYGMVVTEALARGLPVLGTQVGGLPEALGRAPDGDLPGLLVPPDDPAALAGALSWWWGDEELRVRLRRAALARRDTLTDWPATTARLAAVLKEVAE